The following DNA comes from Nitrospirota bacterium.
ATCGTCAAAGGCATGCACATGGTCCCACCACCCGCAACAGGCCGCGGGGCGGCCTCCCGGCCACTCGGTTCGCCTGGCGAAACGGTTGCAGGTGGTGCGATGGTGGCGGAGGGCATACACACCGCCCGTTCGGCCCGCCACTTCAGCCGGAAGCAGGGGGTGGAGCTTCCGATCACGGAGAAAGTTTACGAAGTGCTGTACGAGGGACTCCCGCCGCGCCGGGCCGTCGAAGAGCTCATGGGGCGGGAACTGAGGGCGGAAAGTACCGGCTGACGATTTCTGCGAAGCGGTCGGCGAACGCCGATTTCGGGAGGACCTCGCCACAACCCTGTTCTTTGGCCTTTTTCTTCTGCTCCGTCTGGACGTGCGAAAAAAAGGCGACCACGGGAAGATCCGGTCGCCCCGAAGACGCTCTCAGACGGGTGACCGGATCCGAATCGTTCGAGGTGAAACAGCCCAGGTCGAGTACGGCGAGTTGCGGCGGCGGACCTTTGGGCAGGGCTGAGAGGCTCGGTACACGCACGATCGCCATTCCCTGCTTCTCCGCGACGCTCCTGAGCTTCGAGTAGTAGAACAAATCCTGCGTCAGAACCCAGATCATTTCTCTTCTCCGCTTGCTTCACGGTAGGCCGGTTGGGGCTCGAGAGCAAGCCAGGCCTTTGAGCCGAACTTCATCCGAAGTGTCAACTTTACTTGCAAAACTTAAAGTAAAATGCTAACATTCCAACATGGCGCAGAGGGTGGAAGGATTCCTGAACCAGCTTTCCAACGCTCAGCCGCTCATCCAAAGGCCCCGCGAGGAAACGCTCCCCACCGATCTCAATCGACCCACCGCGGGCCCGGCTGTTCGGAAACGACCTGCCGGCGCCGAGGGCGAGCCTGCGCCGAAGCCTCAGAAGGGGGTATCCCCCGAACTCATCGTTTCGCTGCGGCCGCGGCAGGCGGAAGCCCCTGCGGAAGGAGGCGAGCTCGGTCTGGCCCGCGCGCGAGCGGCCTTGGTGGCCTTGGTCGAGCGCCCGGCTCCTTTTGAGAGAATCTCCGAGGTTGAATTCGACGCGGCCAGGGTAAGAGATATCCTCATCCATGTTCGGGAACCGGTTTCCGAGTCGGAGTCAAAGGCAGTGATCGAGAAGCTGTCCCGGATCGAGGGGAGGGAGGCGCCCACACCGGAGGCGCCGAGAAGCCGTGAGGCTGAAGCCGGTGCAGCGCGGGTTGGGGCGAGAACCAGAGAGGCCGTACCTCAACCTGAGCGCAATCCTTTTGTTCGAGGGCCGGTGGCCGAGCGATTGGGCGTGGTTGAGAAGCCACCCGAAGCCGTAAATCGGCCTATCGAAGTTGAAGAAGCCCCTCAGCGGCCGGCTGCACCCCGTCGTTTGCCGGTGAACGCGGAGGCCGAGCGACCCGCTCCACCCGTGCCCGAGCGGGCTCCCGCGGTTGTGGAGGAGCGCCCACGTCGCGAGCCGGAAACTCCGGCGCCGGGACCCCGGCTCCAGGAGGCTCTGCAGCAGTCCGTGGCTTCCGCCAGCGTCCGCGAAAACGTTTCCGGCCTGGGCGATATCCGGCCGACAGCCGGACGTTAGGCCACTTCCGCCCGTCTGCCTTAATCCACTATCGGCCCGGTCTCAGGTTGCCGATCAGATCGACGAGGAGCGCCGTCATTTCCGGCAGATTTCCCGAAAGGTCGGTATCGGAAGCGCCGATCAGTTTTCGAAAGGAGCGATACAGGTCTGAAAGCTCGGTGAACGGTGTGCCGGGGCGGCTCTCGACGGCCCGCACGAGTTCATCCAGGATCGCTTCGATTTTCTCGCGAAGATCGGAATGAACCCCGGGGGAGGCATTAAGCACGGTCTGGAGTTGGAGCAGCAAGCGGGCCAGCTCCTCGTTCAGGATACCGAAAACGTATTCAGGGGGGGCCGAGCGGAGTTGAGTGTCGAGGTAGCGCAGCGATTCGCGCCGGTGGGCGGCAGGAGGCCGGGGGGGGGACGGTTCGTTCCCTATGTTTCGAGGATTTCTTTTTCTTTGCTCTTGAGCGTTTCGTCAACTTTGTGGATCTCGTCGTCCGTCAACTTTTGAAGCTCGTTGAGAAAGCGTCGCAGGTCGTCCTCGGGGAGTTTGCCGTCCTTCTTGCGCTTCTCCAGGGCCTCCTTGGCGTCCCTCCGCGCGTTTCGCATGGAAACCCGGCATTCTTCCGCGTGCTTGTGCGCGAGCTTTACGAAATCCTGGCGCCGTTCCTGAGTCAGCGGAGGGATGGACACGCGCATGATTTGACCGTCGGTCGTGGGCACGAGTCCGAGATTGGAATTGATGATGGCTTTCTCGATGAAGGGAACCGCCTTCTTGTCCCAGGCCTGAATGGTAATCATGCGCGCCTCGGGTACGGCGAGTGTGGCCACCTGGTTCAGCGGGAGGTGGCTGCCGTAGTATTCCACGCGGATATTGTCGAGAAGAGCGAGGGAGGCGCGTCCGGTGCGGAGGCCGGCTAGTTCCTTCCTGAGTGCTTCGGCCGCCTTGTCCATCTTGTCGCGGGCGACCTTGTTTTCATCCGCCGTCGCTTGTGTGGGACTGGCCATCGAAGATTATTGTACTACGAAACCGGGCCTTTGGAAGTCATTTCCGGATTCACGCGGCTTCGGAAACCCGCGTGGTGTTCTACCCGTTGTAGACGAGCGTGCCGATCGGCTCCCGATGCACCACGCGCTTGAGGTTCCCCTTTTTCCGGATGTTGAACACAATGATCGGGATCGAATTTCCCATGCAGAGAGATACGGCAGTGGCGTCCATCACCTGGAGACCCTTCTTGAGCACGTCCATGTAAGTCAGTTTCGTATACTTCTTCGCGTTCTTGTTCTTGAACGGATCGCTGTCGTACACGCCTTCCACCTTGGTCGCTTTGAGAATAATTTCGGCGTGGATTTCCTGGGCCCGGAGGCTGGCCGCGGTGTCCGTGGTGAAGAAGGGATTGCCCGTTCCCGCGGCGAAGATGACCACACGGTTCTTTTCCAGATGTCGGATGGCGCGGCGGCGGATGTACGGCTCGGCCACGCGGTCCATGTGAAGGGCGGTCTGTACGCGCGTATACACGCCCTTCTTCTCCAGCAGGTCCTGGAGGGCGAGACTGTTGATGACCGTGGCCAGCATGCCCATGTAGTCCGCGGTGGCCCGCTCAATCCCCCCGGCCTTGTCGGATGTTCCTCGAAAAATGTTGCCGCCTCCGAGGACGATGGCCGTCTGAATGCCTTCGGAGTAGACGCCCTTGATTTCATCGGAGATGGATTCCATCGCCCGGTGGCTGATGCCGTAGCCTCCCTCTTCCGCAAGGGACTCCCCGGTGAGCTTGAG
Coding sequences within:
- a CDS encoding response regulator translates to MIWVLTQDLFYYSKLRSVAEKQGMAIVRVPSLSALPKGPPPQLAVLDLGCFTSNDSDPVTRLRASSGRPDLPVVAFFSHVQTEQKKKAKEQGCGEVLPKSAFADRFAEIVSRYFPPSVPAP
- the frr gene encoding ribosome recycling factor — encoded protein: MASPTQATADENKVARDKMDKAAEALRKELAGLRTGRASLALLDNIRVEYYGSHLPLNQVATLAVPEARMITIQAWDKKAVPFIEKAIINSNLGLVPTTDGQIMRVSIPPLTQERRQDFVKLAHKHAEECRVSMRNARRDAKEALEKRKKDGKLPEDDLRRFLNELQKLTDDEIHKVDETLKSKEKEILET
- a CDS encoding UMP kinase, encoding MGSSPPYKRVLLKLTGESLAEEGGYGISHRAMESISDEIKGVYSEGIQTAIVLGGGNIFRGTSDKAGGIERATADYMGMLATVINSLALQDLLEKKGVYTRVQTALHMDRVAEPYIRRRAIRHLEKNRVVIFAAGTGNPFFTTDTAASLRAQEIHAEIILKATKVEGVYDSDPFKNKNAKKYTKLTYMDVLKKGLQVMDATAVSLCMGNSIPIIVFNIRKKGNLKRVVHREPIGTLVYNG